In one window of Frigoriglobus tundricola DNA:
- a CDS encoding DUF4351 domain-containing protein: protein MEDSTTYQEIFEKGVQMGLEKRMAQENRQLYQKVLLRQGTKRFGDPTPEIAAALEQITDLNRLDHLAERMLDATGWEDLLRSE, encoded by the coding sequence ATGGAAGATTCGACAACCTATCAGGAAATCTTCGAAAAAGGCGTACAGATGGGCTTGGAGAAAAGGATGGCGCAGGAAAACCGTCAGCTATACCAGAAAGTCCTGTTGCGCCAGGGAACGAAGCGGTTTGGCGATCCTACGCCGGAGATTGCCGCGGCGTTGGAGCAGATCACGGATTTGAATCGCCTGGACCACCTGGCCGAACGAATGCTCGACGCGACCGGGTGGGAGGATCTGCTGCGATCCGAGTGA
- a CDS encoding RpnC/YadD family protein yields the protein MAKPFDATLNALLAVRPGDWARHFARLVAIPPGPAVSLDTDLATSVQADRVFRIDGPQPALLHLELEANPRLGIPRDLMRYNILLDHQHDLPVESVLILLRPKALASDQTGLYSRRGVTGSIIADFRYRLERVWERSVDAWLNGGLGLAPLALLTDEADADLEKALERFRTCLLDHKADEATAKSILGSSYVLCGLRYERARIAEMYRRLSMLMEDSTTYQEILEKGMEKGIEKGIEMGIEMGIERGQLQTLLNLLLRQGTKRFGNPTSERAAELEQITDLIRLEQLVDRLLDATGWDDLLRPE from the coding sequence ATGGCGAAACCGTTCGACGCGACGCTGAACGCTCTCCTTGCCGTTCGGCCGGGCGATTGGGCGCGCCACTTCGCCCGGCTGGTCGCGATCCCGCCCGGTCCGGCCGTGTCGCTCGACACCGATCTGGCGACCAGCGTTCAGGCCGACCGGGTGTTTCGCATCGACGGTCCGCAGCCCGCGCTACTACACCTGGAACTGGAAGCGAACCCGCGGCTCGGCATCCCGCGCGACCTGATGCGGTACAATATCCTGCTCGACCACCAGCACGACCTGCCCGTGGAGTCCGTACTGATTTTGTTGCGGCCGAAAGCACTGGCGAGTGATCAAACCGGCCTGTACTCCCGCCGTGGGGTGACCGGGAGCATCATTGCCGATTTCCGCTATCGTTTGGAGCGGGTTTGGGAGCGCTCGGTCGACGCCTGGCTGAACGGCGGGTTGGGGCTGGCCCCGCTCGCTCTGCTGACGGACGAAGCGGACGCGGATTTGGAGAAGGCGCTCGAGCGGTTCCGAACGTGTCTGCTCGATCACAAGGCCGACGAAGCGACCGCGAAGAGCATTCTGGGTTCGTCTTACGTGTTGTGCGGTTTGCGCTACGAACGGGCGCGTATTGCGGAAATGTATCGGAGGTTGAGCATGTTGATGGAAGACTCGACGACGTATCAGGAGATACTCGAGAAGGGCATGGAAAAGGGGATAGAGAAGGGCATAGAGATGGGCATAGAGATGGGCATAGAGCGAGGACAGCTTCAAACGCTCCTGAACCTGCTTTTGCGCCAGGGAACGAAACGGTTCGGCAACCCGACGTCGGAACGGGCTGCGGAGTTAGAGCAAATCACGGACTTGATCCGCCTCGAACAACTGGTCGATCGCTTGCTCGACGCGACCGGATGGGACGATCTGCTGCGCCCCGAGTAA